A single Argentina anserina chromosome 7, drPotAnse1.1, whole genome shotgun sequence DNA region contains:
- the LOC126802463 gene encoding palmitoyl-monogalactosyldiacylglycerol delta-7 desaturase, chloroplastic-like: MPYRVINLQVDWLGRKWDFMDLYYLTLITSAHLLCFLAPFHFTWGALKVAYVLYLLSGVGVTLSYHRHLSHRSFKMPKWLEYYFAYCAVLSLQGSPLEWVSTHRFHHQVTDKENDPHTPSKGFWFSHVNWAFDYHARWGSYDGQLMKNVGDLECQAFYRFLHYTYPYHSVLLGVILYVTGGLPYVIWGMFVRLVVVAHATAAVNSFCHTWGKQIYDTGDESKNNWVFGLLSQGEGWHNNHHAFEYSARHGLEWWQVDLTWYVIKLLQILGLATDVKLPTESQKQRKALAKNAVLEGKIN, encoded by the exons ATGCCATATCGAGTAATTAACTTGCAGGTGGACTGGCTTGGGAGGAAATGGGACTTCATGGATTTATACTATCTCACTCTCATTACCAGCGCCCATCTCCTCTGCTTTTTAGCACCATTTCACTTCACTTGGGGTGCACTTAAGGTCGCATATGTTCTCTACCTTCTCTCCGGTGTCGGTGTTACTCTCTCTTACCATCGCCACCTTTCCCACCGGAGCTTTAAGATGCCAAAATGGCTTGAGTACTATTTTGCTTATTGTGCAGTTCTCTCACTTCAG GGAAGTCCACTTGAATGGGTGAGCACCCATCGATTCCACCATCAAGTTACAGACAAAGAGAACGACCCTCATACCCCTTCAAAAGGATTTTGGTTTAGTCACGTCAATTGGGCTTTTGATTATCATGCTCGATGGGGAAGC TATGATGGACAACTGATGAAGAATGTGGGAGATTTGGAATGTCAAGCATTCTATAGGTTTCTTCATTATACTTACCCCTATCATTCAGTTCTTCTCGGAGTTATACTCTATGTGACCGGAGGATTACCCTATGTGATTTGGGGAATG TTCGTGAGATTGGTAGTGGTCGCGCATGCCACTGCTGCTGTAAATTCATTTTGCCACACTTGGGGAAAGCAAATATACGATACCGGTGATGAGTCTAAGAACAACTG GGTTTTCGGATTGTTATCACAAGGAGAAGGTTGGCACAATAATCACCATGCTTTTGAGTACTCGGCTCGACACGGCTTGGAGTGGTGGCAAGTTGATCTTACTTGGTATGTGATTAAGCTGCTTCAAATTCTGGGTTTGGCCACTGACGTGAAACTGCCAACTGAATCGCAGAAGCAACGAAAAGCTCTCGCCAAAAATGCCGTTCTAGAGGGCAAGATCAACTAG